Proteins encoded within one genomic window of Arachis ipaensis cultivar K30076 chromosome B08, Araip1.1, whole genome shotgun sequence:
- the LOC107610793 gene encoding uncharacterized protein LOC107610793, which produces MRREGVPDEPIGFGTRDTRVPEVYQSFRISLHQRRCIWEVKRYNKPHTCLAMSISSDHRSLDYHVISAFILPMVRADTAVCIKVLLNVREAHFGFRPTYRRVWLAKQKVVTHIYRHLDESYNELPRWVLGVQMTMPNSVAVLRTSSVQVGGQVDDSQAYFHRIFLTFPPHIETFRHCKPLVSVDGTHLYGKYGGTLLVAIAQDGNSNILPITFALVEGENAKSWSFFLSHLCYHVTPQPGILVISDWHNGIKVALEAPDGGWLPPATYRGKDARRLLVNAAYAKTNVEFDYCFDILQTEDPSMWDWANKIEYAMWTQHRDEGRRFGQTTMNISECVNSILK; this is translated from the exons atgagacgGGAGGGAGTTCCTGACGAACCTATTGGATTTGGTACCAGAGATACCAGGGTACCAGAGGTCTATCagagtttcag GATCAGTCTCCACCAGCGTAGATGTATTTGGGAGGTAAAACGGTACAATAAACCTCATACTTGTCTGGCCATGTCGATTTCGAGCGATCATAGGAGTCTTGATTATCATGTGATCTCGGCCTTCATACTGCCAATGGTTAGAGCTGATACAGCCGTCTGTATCAAGGTACTGTTGAATGTGAGAGAGGCACATTTCGGGTTTAGGCCAACTTATAGGAGGGTTTGGTTGGCTAAGCAGAAGGTCGTGACACATATTTATAGACATTTGGATGAGTCATATAATGAGTTGCCACGATGGGTCTTAGGTGTGCAGATGACGATGCCTAATAGTGTTGCAGTGTTAAGGACGAGTTCTGTGCAAGTGGGTGGGCAGGTGGACGACTCGCAAGCCTATTTTCACCGAATTTTTTTGACATTCCCACCGCATATTGAGACATTCCGGCATTGCAAGCCGTTGGTCAGTGTCGACGGGACCCACTTGTACGGCAAATACGGGGGTACGTTGCTAGTTGCGATTGCACAAGACGGAAACTCCAACATCCTGCCTATTACATTTGCACTCGTGGAGGGTGAGAATGCTAAGTCCTGGTCATTTTTTCTATCCCACCTCTGCTATCATGTGACTCCACAGCCGGGTATTCTGGTGATATCAGATTGGCACAACGGTATCAAGGTAGCACTTGAGGCTCCCGACGGAGGTTGGCTACCACCTGCTACATACCGT GGCAAGGATGCACGGAGGCTTTTGGTGAATGCGGCGTATGCCAAGACTAACGTTGAATTTGATTACTGTTTTGATATTCTACAAACCGAAGACCCTTCCATGTGGGACTGGGCTAACAAGATTGAGTATGCGATGTGGACTCAGCATCGGGATGAGGGTAGGAGATTCGGACAAACGACGATGAATATCTCCGAGTGTGTGAATTCCATACTGAAGTGA